The genome window GTTGAATAATTTGTTTAATTTTTTTGGAGTGACCGGAATGGTCCTGAAAGCCGAATTGCATTGCCATATTGAAGGAGCCGCCTCCACGGGTCTGGTCGAGCGAAAGGCTGTCAAATATGGCGCCAATGTTTCCAGCTTTGTCCAGGGCGGCAAATTCGTCTGGCACGATTTCACCTCCTTCCTGCGTGCCTATGATCAGGCATCGATGCTCTTCCGAACCGAAGAGGATTATGCCGATCTTGCCGAGGATTACCTTCTGTCATTGAGCAGGCAGGATGCCATCTATTCAGAGGTGTTCATCTCGACAGATCATGCCATCAGCGCCGGGCTTGACCCGCGGGCCTATATTGAAGGTCTTGCCGAGGGCATGCGCCGCGCCAAGGCGGCGACGGGCATTGAGGGCCGCATGATTGCGACGGGCCTGCGCCACAAAGGGCCAGACGCCGTGCTGGCAGCAGCGCAGTACATCGTTGACAATCCGCACCCGCTGGTCACGGGTTTTGGCATGGCGGGCGATGAGCGGATGCATGCCCCCAAGGATTTCACAGCGGCGTTCGCGCTGGCGCGCAGTGCGGGGCTCGGGATCACTGTGCATGCGGGCGAACTGTCGGGATGGGAGAGCGTTGCGGACGCGCTGGACGCACTCAAACCCGGGCGCATCGGCCATGGTGTACGCGCGATCGAGAATCCCGATCTGGTCAAACGCCTGGCGGACGAACAAATCCTGCTCGAATGCTGCCCTGGGTCGAACATTTCGCTTAGCGTCTATAGCGATTTTCCTGCGCATCCCTTTGCAGAGCTTGCAAAAGCCGGTGTGCCTGTGACCCTCAATTCCGATGATCCGCCCTACTTCCACACGGACCTTGCACGGGAATACGAGATCGCGGCGACTTATTTCGGCTATGATGATGATATGCTCAACAAGGTGACTGAAACGGCAATCAAGGCCGCCTTTG of Phyllobacterium zundukense contains these proteins:
- a CDS encoding adenosine deaminase, with amino-acid sequence MVLKAELHCHIEGAASTGLVERKAVKYGANVSSFVQGGKFVWHDFTSFLRAYDQASMLFRTEEDYADLAEDYLLSLSRQDAIYSEVFISTDHAISAGLDPRAYIEGLAEGMRRAKAATGIEGRMIATGLRHKGPDAVLAAAQYIVDNPHPLVTGFGMAGDERMHAPKDFTAAFALARSAGLGITVHAGELSGWESVADALDALKPGRIGHGVRAIENPDLVKRLADEQILLECCPGSNISLSVYSDFPAHPFAELAKAGVPVTLNSDDPPYFHTDLAREYEIAATYFGYDDDMLNKVTETAIKAAFVDEDTRTALLERLYPDKTVRVADELFAGSVSSS